From a single Pseudobutyrivibrio xylanivorans genomic region:
- a CDS encoding helix-turn-helix domain-containing protein yields the protein MYIKRLEDLRIDHDLSQQQIADILFCKREVYRRYEKGIRELPLSYAIKLADYYRVSLDYLVGRTDKK from the coding sequence TTGTATATTAAGAGACTTGAAGACCTAAGAATAGATCACGATTTATCTCAACAGCAAATTGCGGATATACTCTTCTGTAAAAGAGAGGTCTACAGAAGATATGAAAAGGGGATAAGAGAATTACCGCTTTCCTATGCTATAAAGCTTGCGGATTATTATAGGGTATCATTAGATTATTTAGTTGGGAGAACAGATAAAAAATAA
- the pyk gene encoding pyruvate kinase, which yields MRKTKIICTIGPASMNEETLTAMAQAGMNVARMNFSHGDHEEQGMKMDLVKKVRKKLNLPIAILLDTKGPEYRIKTFKDGSVTVKEGDTFIFTTDDVEGDETRVSVTHKNLHNDLAVGDTLSVCNGIVFFEVTEIKGHDVITKCTTGGTMSNKKSMSFPNKVMSGPYLSEQDKKDILFGIENDVDFIAASFVSTKKDMVELRTFLDENGGEDIEVIAKIENQPGVDNVEEILEIANGIMVARGDLGVEIPFVKLPAVQKELISKARALGKRVVTATEMLESMITNPRPTRAEISDVANAVYDGTSAIMLSGESAQGKYPVQAVATMAEIAETTENDINYEGRFHKDDISITTTPDAVCHSTCSMAIDVSAKAIVACTMSGYTARRVSRFRCPVDVVAMTTDKKVWRKLALSWGVTPVLVDKFKSLDVMFYHAVNRVQQMLDLNKGDMVVLTGGPMDGNCGNTNTIKVETIQ from the coding sequence ATGAGAAAGACTAAGATTATTTGTACTATCGGCCCAGCCAGCATGAACGAGGAAACTCTCACAGCTATGGCACAGGCTGGTATGAACGTTGCCAGAATGAATTTTTCCCATGGTGATCATGAGGAGCAGGGAATGAAGATGGATTTGGTAAAGAAGGTTCGTAAGAAGCTCAACCTTCCAATCGCAATTCTTCTTGATACAAAGGGACCTGAGTACCGTATTAAGACTTTCAAGGACGGTTCTGTTACAGTTAAGGAAGGTGATACATTTATCTTCACAACAGATGATGTAGAGGGTGATGAGACACGTGTTTCTGTTACTCACAAGAACCTTCACAACGATCTTGCAGTTGGTGATACACTTTCAGTTTGCAATGGTATCGTGTTCTTCGAGGTTACAGAGATTAAAGGTCATGACGTTATTACAAAGTGTACAACAGGCGGCACAATGTCAAACAAGAAGTCTATGAGCTTCCCTAACAAGGTTATGTCTGGTCCTTACCTTTCAGAGCAGGACAAGAAGGACATCCTTTTCGGTATCGAGAACGATGTTGACTTCATTGCTGCATCTTTCGTTTCTACAAAGAAGGATATGGTAGAGCTTAGAACATTCCTTGACGAGAACGGCGGAGAGGATATCGAGGTTATCGCAAAGATCGAGAACCAGCCAGGTGTTGACAATGTAGAGGAAATCCTTGAGATTGCTAACGGTATCATGGTTGCTCGTGGTGACCTTGGTGTTGAAATTCCATTCGTAAAGCTTCCAGCTGTTCAGAAGGAACTTATCTCTAAGGCACGTGCACTTGGTAAGAGAGTTGTTACTGCTACAGAGATGCTTGAGTCAATGATTACAAATCCACGTCCAACACGTGCGGAGATTTCTGACGTTGCAAACGCTGTATATGATGGTACTTCAGCTATCATGCTTTCAGGCGAGTCTGCTCAGGGTAAGTACCCAGTTCAGGCTGTTGCTACAATGGCTGAAATCGCTGAGACAACAGAGAACGACATCAACTACGAAGGTCGTTTCCATAAGGATGATATTTCAATCACAACTACACCAGATGCTGTTTGCCACTCAACATGTTCAATGGCTATCGACGTTAGCGCAAAGGCTATCGTTGCTTGCACAATGTCAGGTTACACAGCTCGTCGCGTAAGCCGTTTCAGATGCCCTGTTGATGTTGTTGCTATGACTACAGATAAGAAGGTATGGAGAAAGCTTGCACTTAGCTGGGGTGTTACACCAGTTCTTGTAGACAAGTTCAAGTCTCTTGACGTTATGTTCTACCATGCAGTTAACCGTGTACAGCAGATGCTTGACTTAAACAAGGGTGACATGGTTGTTCTTACAGGCGGTCCTATGGATGGCAATTGTGGAAACACAAACACTATCAAGGTTGAGACAATTCAGTAA
- the glgD gene encoding glucose-1-phosphate adenylyltransferase subunit GlgD, which produces MANKAFGVINSAANYIRVEGLHDYRPIGAFTFIGRFRVIDFPLSNMSNSGINRIHVYLNSRPRSIVEHIGSGRHYNINSKRGNLQLLFTQNNGANSIYNTDITAYMENLEQIERMPQDYVIIAPSYMVYKQDYQKLLDDHVEAGNDITILYHKVDQAKEYYRACNVVELNKQKGVQSITRNMGTAKDKNISMDTYVMKKDLFVALIKKAKRESSAYSLADIIALSCDTLDIRGYQHKGYFAAITSLDDYYRANMELLDYATAMDFFKQDWPFYTKTTDACPTQYFQGAKVTNSMVCNAALIEGTVENSIIGRHVHIGKGAIVKNSIILSYADISDGTYIENAVIDKWVKVKNVKKIVSESVTPAYIKRNDVL; this is translated from the coding sequence ATGGCAAATAAAGCATTTGGTGTAATTAATTCGGCAGCTAATTATATTAGAGTTGAGGGCCTTCACGATTATCGACCAATCGGAGCCTTTACATTTATAGGAAGATTTCGTGTTATCGATTTTCCACTATCAAATATGAGTAATAGTGGAATCAATCGTATTCACGTATATTTGAACAGCAGACCTCGTTCGATTGTTGAGCACATTGGCTCAGGACGCCATTATAATATCAATTCAAAGCGTGGTAACCTGCAGCTTCTGTTTACTCAGAATAATGGTGCAAATTCTATCTATAATACAGATATTACAGCATACATGGAGAATCTGGAGCAGATTGAGCGTATGCCTCAGGATTACGTGATTATTGCTCCAAGCTACATGGTTTACAAGCAGGATTATCAGAAGCTTTTGGATGACCATGTGGAGGCTGGAAATGATATTACGATCCTTTATCACAAGGTTGATCAGGCAAAGGAATATTACAGAGCCTGCAATGTGGTGGAGCTTAATAAGCAAAAGGGTGTACAGAGCATCACTAGAAACATGGGTACTGCTAAGGATAAGAATATCAGCATGGACACCTATGTAATGAAGAAGGACCTTTTTGTAGCGTTGATTAAGAAGGCAAAGAGAGAGTCCAGTGCATATTCCCTTGCTGATATTATTGCACTTTCCTGCGATACTCTTGATATCAGAGGTTATCAGCACAAGGGTTATTTCGCAGCAATCACCAGCCTGGATGATTATTACAGAGCTAACATGGAACTTTTGGATTACGCCACAGCGATGGATTTCTTCAAGCAGGATTGGCCATTCTACACAAAGACTACCGATGCCTGCCCAACTCAGTATTTCCAAGGCGCAAAGGTTACTAACTCCATGGTTTGTAATGCAGCTTTAATCGAAGGAACAGTTGAGAATTCAATCATAGGACGCCACGTTCATATCGGAAAAGGCGCCATAGTAAAGAATTCCATCATTCTTTCTTATGCTGATATCAGCGACGGCACCTACATCGAAAACGCAGTTATCGATAAATGGGTAAAGGTAAAGAACGTGAAGAAAATTGTGTCTGAATCCGTAACCCCAGCGTACATAAAGCGTAACGATGTGCTGTAA
- a CDS encoding glucose-1-phosphate adenylyltransferase codes for MAQSNMLAMILAGGRGSRLHDLTNKVAKPAVSYGGKYRIIDFPLSNCANSGVDIVGVLTQYESVLLNSYVAAGGRWGLDTKDSGVFVLTPREKADSGLDVYRGTADAISQNIDFIDAYDPEYLLILSGDHIYKMNYDKMLRFHKEQGADATIAVRGVPMREASRFGIMNTDGEGRIIEFEEKPAKPKSNLASMGIYIFTWKTLRKLLVEDMKNPDSDHDFGKDIIPVMLNGGKKLCAYEFSGYWKDVGTIDSLWEANMDLLDSDNELNLDDTSWKIYTEDSGIVPQYIASTAKIDGAYINQGAAVGGTVQRSVIFTNCKIAPGAKVIDSVLMPGAIVEEGAVVTRALVAENVRIGKNAKVGDKKSEEILLVAKNVKGED; via the coding sequence ATGGCTCAATCTAATATGCTGGCCATGATCTTGGCTGGTGGTCGTGGCAGTCGTCTTCACGATTTGACCAATAAAGTTGCAAAGCCAGCAGTTTCTTATGGCGGTAAGTACCGCATCATTGATTTTCCACTTAGTAATTGTGCCAATTCAGGCGTTGATATTGTAGGTGTCCTCACTCAGTATGAATCTGTACTGTTGAACAGTTATGTTGCTGCAGGTGGCAGATGGGGACTTGATACAAAGGACAGCGGTGTTTTCGTTTTGACACCACGTGAGAAGGCTGATTCAGGTCTTGATGTTTATCGCGGTACTGCAGATGCAATATCGCAGAATATCGATTTTATTGATGCCTATGATCCAGAATATCTCCTGATACTTTCGGGCGACCATATTTATAAAATGAACTATGATAAGATGCTTCGCTTCCATAAAGAGCAGGGGGCAGATGCTACAATCGCAGTTCGTGGTGTACCAATGAGGGAAGCTAGCCGATTCGGTATTATGAATACTGATGGTGAGGGACGCATCATCGAGTTCGAGGAGAAGCCTGCAAAGCCAAAGAGCAATCTGGCTTCAATGGGTATTTATATTTTCACATGGAAGACACTTCGCAAGTTGCTTGTGGAGGATATGAAGAATCCAGACTCTGACCACGATTTTGGTAAGGATATTATTCCTGTAATGCTGAATGGTGGAAAGAAGCTTTGCGCTTACGAGTTCTCTGGCTATTGGAAGGACGTTGGAACTATCGATTCACTTTGGGAAGCAAACATGGATCTTCTTGATAGCGATAATGAACTGAATTTGGATGATACTTCTTGGAAGATTTACACTGAGGATTCAGGAATCGTTCCTCAGTATATTGCTTCTACGGCAAAGATTGACGGGGCTTATATTAATCAGGGAGCTGCAGTTGGTGGAACTGTTCAGCGTTCTGTAATTTTCACGAATTGTAAGATTGCTCCGGGAGCAAAGGTCATTGATTCTGTGCTTATGCCAGGTGCTATTGTTGAGGAGGGGGCAGTGGTTACAAGAGCTCTTGTAGCTGAAAATGTTCGAATCGGCAAGAATGCCAAGGTTGGCGACAAAAAGAGCGAGGAAATCCTTCTCGTGGCTAAAAACGTAAAGGGGGAGGATTAA